AATCGCCAGGCCGAGACCGCTTCCCTCGGGGTGCTGGTCGGTGCTTCGTCCCACCCGGTAGAAGCGTTCGAAGATGCGAGCGGATTCGGCTGGCTCCATCCCCATGCCGTCGTCGGTGACGGCGATCCCGATGCTCTCACCGTCCTCTTCCACCGAGATAGCCACCCGCACTCCCTTTCCGCCGTAGCGAAGCGCGTTGTCCACGAGATTGGCGATGGCTCGCTCCAGAAGGGGCGCGTTCACCCGAGCCGTCAGGCCGTCGGGACAATCCAGTTCGAGCTCAGCCCTGACCTCGCTCGACCTCGCGGAAAAGGTCTCCAGCAGGGGTGAGAGGACGTCCTTCAAATGGTGCCAGGTTCTGTCGATTTCCTGTCTTTCCGCCTGTCCTTCCAATCGAGTCAAGTCCATCAAGCCCTCGATCACCCCCCGGAGACGGCGTGCCTGCTCCGAGATGACGCGAACGAAATGACGGGCTTCCTCGGGCTCCTCCAACGCACCCTGCAGCAGGGTATCGGCGAAGCCCTGAATCGCGGTGAGCGGCGTTTTGAGCTCGTGCGAAACATTGGCGGTGAAGTCCCGCCGCAGATGATCGAGCTTCCGGATCCGCGTCCAATCGCTCATCACGATGACGGCCCCGATCGTTCGACCGAAACTGTCCTGGAGCGGAGTGCTGGTGGCGAGAACGTAGCGTCCCGTCCCTGCGCCCGACACCAGATCGTGAGTCGATCCCGACGTTCCCGAGATGCCCTGAGCCACGAGTCTCTCCAGTACACCGTTGTTCGCCGTGCTGGAGACGAGCTTCCCGATTATCGCGTCGTGTCGCAATTGCAGAATCCCGAGAGCCGCACTATTGACTCGCAGCACCCTGCCGTCGTTGTCAGTGACGAGGACCCCTTCCGTTGTGCTCGCCATGATGGTTTCCAGCTCCCGATCCTGCCTCGACGCCAACTGCCCGGCTTGCTCCAGCTCCAGGGTCAACCGATTGACCGCCTCGGCAATGACTCCCACCTCAGCGGAACCCACTACCGGGAGCCTCTTTCCCCTGGAATTCCCGGCAGCCAAGCGACGAGACATCACTTCCAGCGGACGAGCGGTAAAGCGCGCAATCCACCAGCTCAGGACGGCTCCGAGACACGCGACCGCAACGGCGGCGGCAGAGATCCTCCTGTACAGGCTCGCAAGCTGGCGGTCGATGCCGTCCACCGGCACGGACCCCCGAATGACGCCCACAACCCTTCCCATGTCTTCCACGGGAACGGCCACGTACATCAAGCGCTCGTGGCTCGTACGGCTGAAGCGGACCGAGGCGCTGCGCTTTCCCAACAGAGCCGACCGGATCTCGGGACGATTCGAATGGCTTTCCATTCCATCCGGATCGTGGGCGGAGTCGCTGATGACCTCGCCCGAAGCGAGGATCAGGGTGAAACGGGTGCTGTCCGTCGAAGCTCCGTGACCCTGGAAGCTTGCCTCGCAGTCCGTGCGGTCGGCCCCGCTGAAGACGTCCCGACATGTTTCCTTCACGAGCGCGGCGCGTGCAAATAGATCGTTCTCGATGTAAGCAAAATAGCTCTGGCGGATCGATCGAGCAGCGAGCCAGCTCACCGAGGCGACTGCCGCCAGAAGCGTGCAGGAGATCGCGAGGAAGAGCCTCCAGAAGAGCCGGTCGAGCAAATTCAATCTCGGAATCGGTAGCCGACGCCCCGCACCGTCTCGATCTGTCGGCTCGCCGATCCGAGCTTCTTGCGCAATCCGACGATCTGCACGTCCACCGATCGCTCGGTCACCGCGTACCTCTCACTTCGAACGGCGTCCACGATCTGCTGCCGGGTGAATACCCAACCCGGGCGACGCATGAGAACGAGCAGGACGCGAAACTCGGTGTTGGTGAGCGTGACCGTCTTTTCGCTCACCCGCACTTCCCGACGACCCGGGTGAAGAGAGACCTCACCGATGCGGAGAGGTTCATCGCCGTCGGACTGGCCGTCGTCGCCGCGTCGAAGCACCGCTCCGATTCTGGCGATCAAGACCGGAAGAGTGAACGGTTTCGTGACATAGTCATCGGCGCCCATCTCCAGACCGCGGATGATGTCGCTCTCCTCTCCTCTTGCCGTCAGCATCACGATGGGGACGCTTCTCGTGTCTTGACGGGTCCTCAACTTCCTGCACAAGCTGAGCCCGTCGATGTCCGGTAGCATCAGGTCGAGCAGTATCAGAGCGGGCGTCTCGGAATCGACCCGCTCGAGTGCTTCTCGTCCCGAGAGCGCCGATACGGTTTCGTAACCTGCCTTTCTCAAGTTGTAGTGCAGTAGCTGCTGGATGGCCTGCTCATCCTCGACGACCAGGATCTTCTCACCGCCCATGGTCAGTTTTTCCCCTGCAGAACGCGCCTATCGCGCCATTCTACGATACGGCAGCTACAGACGCCGGAGCGAGCCGTGGTTATTTCCATGACGACTTCAAGATCGCCAGCAAAATGAAGACGTGGACCAGGGCGAGGGCGAGCGTGAGGTCGAAACCCGGGGTCAAACGAAGGCCTGATAGCGCGTCGACCATAGGCTCCAGCAGCATATAGCGGTTGCCGTAGAAACGGCCGAGGCCGGAAAAAACCAGCAGATTCAATACGTAGGCGAGCGTGGCCGTCCCCGCCAGAAAACGCATACGGCTCGTGGGAAGGCCCCCGAACAGGAGCAGCAGGTAGACGAGGTGGGGATGATTCTCGTACACGCCGGTGGACAACATCGCGAAGGCGAAGAAGACGGCCGCAGCCGTGGATGCCAGAGCCTCCGGGGCGAAACGATTCCGGCGACGCCAGAGGATCCAGAGTGTCGAAATCGCTACCAGCGCGGTCCCGAGCTGAGCCGCGGGTAACGACGCGGTATCCAGCCTGACGAAATCCACCCGA
This region of Vicinamibacteria bacterium genomic DNA includes:
- a CDS encoding histidine kinase dimerization/phospho-acceptor domain-containing protein, coding for MNLLDRLFWRLFLAISCTLLAAVASVSWLAARSIRQSYFAYIENDLFARAALVKETCRDVFSGADRTDCEASFQGHGASTDSTRFTLILASGEVISDSAHDPDGMESHSNRPEIRSALLGKRSASVRFSRTSHERLMYVAVPVEDMGRVVGVIRGSVPVDGIDRQLASLYRRISAAAVAVACLGAVLSWWIARFTARPLEVMSRRLAAGNSRGKRLPVVGSAEVGVIAEAVNRLTLELEQAGQLASRQDRELETIMASTTEGVLVTDNDGRVLRVNSAALGILQLRHDAIIGKLVSSTANNGVLERLVAQGISGTSGSTHDLVSGAGTGRYVLATSTPLQDSFGRTIGAVIVMSDWTRIRKLDHLRRDFTANVSHELKTPLTAIQGFADTLLQGALEEPEEARHFVRVISEQARRLRGVIEGLMDLTRLEGQAERQEIDRTWHHLKDVLSPLLETFSARSSEVRAELELDCPDGLTARVNAPLLERAIANLVDNALRYGGKGVRVAISVEEDGESIGIAVTDDGMGMEPAESARIFERFYRVGRSTDQHPEGSGLGLAI
- a CDS encoding response regulator transcription factor, whose product is MGGEKILVVEDEQAIQQLLHYNLRKAGYETVSALSGREALERVDSETPALILLDLMLPDIDGLSLCRKLRTRQDTRSVPIVMLTARGEESDIIRGLEMGADDYVTKPFTLPVLIARIGAVLRRGDDGQSDGDEPLRIGEVSLHPGRREVRVSEKTVTLTNTEFRVLLVLMRRPGWVFTRQQIVDAVRSERYAVTERSVDVQIVGLRKKLGSASRQIETVRGVGYRFRD